CCAGCCAGAGGAAGAATCCGCCATCAGGCCGGGCGAAAGCAAAGCGGTTGCCGAGAATGCGGGCGGCGGTGTCGAACTTGGCATTGTAGAGCGCGCGGTTCTTCGCGGCATCGTCGTCGTCGTTCCAGGCAGCGATGCTGGCCGCCATGACGGGCAGGGGTACCTGGGGAGCCGCGAGATTACGGAATTGTCCGTAGGCAGATGTTATTGCCGGATCACCTGCCGAAAAGCCGGAGCGCAGGCCGGGCAGATTGTTGCGCTTGGACAGGGAGTGGAAGGTGATGATGCCGTCGAAGCCCAGGCCCGCCCTGTGTGCAGCTTCGAGGATGCCGGTGGGCGGCGTGGCGGTGTAGATGTCCGCGTAGCATTCATCGGCCACGATGGTGATGCCGTGCGCGCGGGCAAGCGTGATGAGCTTGACCCAGTAGGCATCATCAGCGGCGGCGCCCTGGGGGTTGGCGGGTGAGCAGATATAGATTGCGCAGGCGCGGGCGAGTGTCTCCTCGGTCAGCGCGTCGAGGTCCGGCAGGTGGCGCGTGGCGGCGGTGGCGTTGAGATAGACAGGCTCGGCGCCGGCGCCGAGGGCGGCTGCGGCATAGCACTGATAGAACGGATTGGGCAGCAGGATCAGCGGGCGTGTGCCGTCATGCCGGGGGGCAACGACCTGGGCTATGGCGAAGAGTGCCTCGCGGGTGCCGTTGGCGGGCAGGATCATGGCATCGGCGTCGATCGCGCCGGCAAGGCCGTAGCGGCGCTCCAGCCAGCCTGCGCAGGCTGCGCGGAAGTCCGGCGTGCCGAGGGCGGGGGGGTATTTGCCGAAGCCCGCTGCAGCCTCGGTGATGGCCTTCATCACGAAGCTTGGCTGGGGGTGGCGCGGCTCGCCGAGCGATAGATTGATGGGGGCATCGCCGGGCGCAAGGCCGGGCTCCACGCCATCGAGCAGCGCCCGCAGGCGCGCGAAGGGGGATTCGGGCAGGCCCTCAAACCGGTCAAGATACTGGGCCTGCATGAAATCCTTTCTGGCTTCTGCCGGGTACAAGGCGGGGTGGTGTTAACGGATGACGGCGCGCGCGGCGGCTATGGTTCTCTCCTGAAAACCCGCAGTCTCCGGCAGCTTCGGCGCTTAGGCTTAATGCATTGTTAACGCCGGAAGCACGGTCAGCGTTAGGGGTTTTGCGCCAGTTTGAATGAATTGCCGGAGGCGTGTTCAGCGGTCTGGCAGGCGGTGACCTCTAGGCTTCTGGCATGGGCACGCTGCATCTCTCGCTTTCCGTGAGGAGCAGGGTCCGCAGATCCGGGAGGCACGACCATGCGACCGTCTGCAACACCGATCTCTTTTTCCCCGCGCGCGGGGCATGGGCC
The sequence above is drawn from the Pyruvatibacter mobilis genome and encodes:
- a CDS encoding aminotransferase class I/II-fold pyridoxal phosphate-dependent enzyme; the encoded protein is MQAQYLDRFEGLPESPFARLRALLDGVEPGLAPGDAPINLSLGEPRHPQPSFVMKAITEAAAGFGKYPPALGTPDFRAACAGWLERRYGLAGAIDADAMILPANGTREALFAIAQVVAPRHDGTRPLILLPNPFYQCYAAAALGAGAEPVYLNATAATRHLPDLDALTEETLARACAIYICSPANPQGAAADDAYWVKLITLARAHGITIVADECYADIYTATPPTGILEAAHRAGLGFDGIITFHSLSKRNNLPGLRSGFSAGDPAITSAYGQFRNLAAPQVPLPVMAASIAAWNDDDDAAKNRALYNAKFDTAARILGNRFAFARPDGGFFLWLDMSEAGGGEQAALTLWREAGIRVLPGGYLSRDTAEGNPGTDYIRVALVGDEEETARALTRMTEIF